From Cyclobacteriaceae bacterium, a single genomic window includes:
- a CDS encoding 3-oxoacyl-ACP synthase — protein sequence MSKLPQSSVREKLYNLCIDYVRQRMDEAEDAIRVIQRSANEETKSSAGDKYETGRAMAQIEIEKSMVQLAEAKKLNQVLIQIKPGAYETVQLGSVAITTQGNFYLTISAGKLSVDNETFFAISPASPIGMKLSGKAKGESFNFNGKEFVVKEVL from the coding sequence ATGTCGAAATTGCCCCAATCGTCAGTCAGGGAAAAGCTCTACAATCTTTGCATTGATTACGTCAGGCAAAGAATGGATGAGGCAGAAGATGCTATACGGGTTATTCAGCGATCTGCAAACGAAGAGACTAAAAGCAGTGCCGGCGACAAGTATGAGACGGGCAGAGCGATGGCCCAGATAGAAATTGAAAAGAGTATGGTCCAGCTGGCTGAGGCAAAAAAGCTAAACCAGGTGCTGATTCAAATAAAGCCAGGAGCTTATGAAACAGTGCAACTGGGAAGTGTTGCGATCACCACGCAGGGTAATTTCTATCTAACCATCAGCGCAGGAAAATTGAGTGTCGACAATGAAACATTCTTCGCGATCTCCCCTGCTTCTCCTATTGGAATGAAGTTATCAGGAAAGGCAAAAGGTGAATCATTTAATTTCAATGGGAAAGAGTTTGTTGTGAAAGAAGTGCTATAG
- a CDS encoding cold shock domain-containing protein, whose protein sequence is MQGTVKFFNDAKGFGFIKPSDSGEDIFVHSSGLIDQIRENDQVEYEAERGKKGMNAVKVKVVN, encoded by the coding sequence ATGCAAGGAACAGTTAAATTTTTCAATGATGCCAAAGGATTTGGTTTCATCAAGCCATCTGATTCAGGTGAAGACATTTTTGTACACTCTTCAGGTCTTATCGACCAGATTCGTGAAAACGATCAGGTTGAATACGAAGCTGAAAGAGGCAAAAAAGGTATGAATGCCGTTAAAGTTAAGGTTGTTAACTAA